A region from the Triticum urartu cultivar G1812 chromosome 1, Tu2.1, whole genome shotgun sequence genome encodes:
- the LOC125537629 gene encoding uncharacterized protein LOC125537629 has translation METLPDDVVVEILVRVTEVAALFRCTATCRRWRLLIADPSFLRRRWPEGVSLQSSLLGFFALQQPRQEPTEGSSTMPLFTPVPCSPHRFIAIPDQPRSGQAVVLASHRGLLVVRFVPLDAISMFEKIMILAVCDPIAGTSRPLPPLKCSRSFRIEGCALLTGADCRVTKRRGASPSVYSSFKVLIISYDGRYNLHVLASNELSWRTSRNWFEPVEYAGRVVPQQINIVVCRGMAHWLFKYSSDFYTLNVCAKTMQMSITKLPLTRNPLGFKFSSALLNVTNDGSLSLLGLYRDCSWLEMWTHEGDNKSVDGMADCWHQTKMIELIQPKESTVGLVQCVCVSEMSGKLLVKDNQDCAYIVDLQTGAMETVTDWFCGIVTMAVPFEKDWPTFFMSRLAGGRIKRNKLRGAISKIASTFCKPIVVAIIFGLIVMSLDHEELQES, from the coding sequence ATGGAGACGCTGCCGGACGACGTTGTCGTGGAGATCCTGGTCCGCGTGACGGAGGTGGCAGCCCTATTCCGCTGCACCGCAACGTGCAGACGATGGCGCCTCCTCATAGCTGACCCGTCTTTCCTCCGCCGCCGCTGGCCGGAGGGCGTGAGCCTCCAGTCCTCCCTGCTCGGCTTCTTCGCCTTGCAACAGCCCCGTCAAGAACCAACAGAAGGGAGCTCTACAATGCCGCTCTTCACCCCGGTGCCATGCTCCCCCCACCGCTTCATCGCCATCCCTGATCAGCCTCGAAGCGGCCAGGCAGTGGTGCTCGCCTCGCACCGTGGCCTTCTTGTTGTGCGCTTCGTCCCACTCGACGCCATCAGCATGTTCGAGAAAATCATGATCCTGGCTGTGTGTGATCCAATCGCCGGCACAAGCCGCCCGCTGCCTCCGTTGAAGTGCAGTAGGTCTTTCCGAATAGAAGGATGCGCCCTTCTAACTGGTGCGGATTGTCGCGTGACCAAACGGCGAGGGGCGTCGCCGTCAGTCTACTCGTCCTTCAAAGTGCTAATCATCAGTTACGACGGACGGTACAATCTCCATGTGCTCGCGTCCAATGAGTTGAGCTGGAGGACGTCTAGAAACTGGTTTGAACCTGTTGAGTATGCCGGACGTGTGGTGCCCCAGCAGATCAACATCGTCGTGTGCCGAGGCATGGCACACTGGCTCTTCAAGTACTCGTCAGACTTCTACACACTCAACGTGTGCGCTAAGACCATGCAGATGTCTATAACAAAGCTCCCTCTCACAAGGAACCCCCTCGGCTTCAAGTTTTCAAGTGCACTGCTTAATGTCACCAACGATGGAAGTCTATCGCTGCTTGGTTTATACAGGGACTGCAGCTGGCTGGAGATGTGGACACATGAAGGTGACAACAAGAGTGTAGATGGCATGGCAGACTGCTGGCACCAAACCAAGATGATTGAGCTGATACAACCCAAGGAGAGTACGGTTGGCCTGGTGCAATGCGTGTGCGTGAGCGAGATGAGCGGTAAACTGCTCGTAAAGGACAATCAAGATTGCGCGTACATTGTAGATCTCCAAACTGGGGCGATGGAGACTGTCACCGACTGGTTTTGCGGCATTGTCACGATGGCTGTCCCATTTGAGAAGGATTGGCCGACCTTCTTCATGTCTCGCTTGGCGGGTGGTAGGATCAAGCGGAATAAACTGAGAGGAGCTATATCGAAAATTGCTTCCACTTTTTGCAAACCAATAGTTGTGGCAATTATCTTTGGGTTAATTGTTATGAGTCTGGATCATGAAGAGCTACAGGAATCTTAA